In Carassius gibelio isolate Cgi1373 ecotype wild population from Czech Republic chromosome B2, carGib1.2-hapl.c, whole genome shotgun sequence, a single genomic region encodes these proteins:
- the msl2a gene encoding E3 ubiquitin-protein ligase MSL2a, which yields MNPVNATALYVSACRSLLQCDPKDPDTYGGLFNVLPFFRDSLSCLACGNLLQDPIAPKNSSCQHYVCKGCKGKKMLLKPSCSWCKDYEQFEENKQLQILIDCYRNLCECVSVCVTTEQRASGVKGYPEVMKMLEEVLGVSQEQEDLSPVKDNLDVPNLKTEMDSSQNSADISLTDLDKPSEQFPAELETPESVTADGPQKSDSDLHMGTVTLNVKCKVSQETSAESLPHSAESTSIQEDLEPDITSKDVLWGQTEPCQNSLQSQTSEPPPQPQTGLTCLATSHRKVRLSRKRSRSESDSEMLQPLPITSLIQGPSEEATAPPKTAFEPKAHSPPAVVLTNGGVLKVNKAVLDSTKNIQINTDLSNKKVQAKSKVAVPKAKAKAKDRLLSASVLAGQPGQPPKVVYKKTQEKKGCKCGRATQNPSVLTCRGQRCPCYSNRKACLDCICRGCQNSYMANGEKKLEAFAVPEKALEQTRLTLGINLTSISVRNAGTNAAGVLSLSAGSPMASFLASSADEEQSFEDALEMHFDC from the coding sequence gGAATTTGCTTCAGGATCCAATTGCTCCCAAAAATTCCTCCTGTCAGCACTATGTTTGCAAGGGCTGTAAAGGCAAGAAAATGTTATTGAAGCCATCGTGCAGCTGGTGTAAAGACTATGAGCAATTTGAGGAGAATAAACAGCTCCAGATTCTGATCGACTGCTACAGGAATCTCTGCGAGTGTGTCTCGGTGTGCGTCACAACAGAGCAGAGAGCCTCGGGGGTCAAGGGTTACCCTGAGGTCATGAAGATGCTGGAGGAGGTGTTGGGGGTGAGTCAGGAACAAGAAGACCTCAGTCCTGTCAAAGACAATTTAGATGTTCCTAATCTCAAAACCGAGATGGATTCTTCACAAAACTCTGCTGATATCAGCTTGACTGATTTGGACAAACCCTCTGAGCAGTTCCCAGCTGAACTAGAGACCCCTGAGTCTGTCACTGCTGACGGACCTCAGAAATCGGACTCCGATCTACACATGGGTACTGTCACTCTTAACGTAAAGTGCAAAGTTAGTCAAGAGACAAGCGCCGAATCGTTGCCACACAGTGCGGAGAGCACAAGCATTCAGGAGGACCTTGAACCTGACATTACGAGCAAGGATGTGTTGTGGGGACAGACTGAGCCGTGTCAGAATTCATTACAGTCCCAAACCAGTGAACCCCCACCGCAACCTCAGACAGGCCTAACTTGCCTCGCCACATCCCACAGAAAAGTGCGCCTAAGCCGAAAGCGCTCTCGCTCTGAAAGCGACAGCGAGATGCTCCAACCTCTACCCATCACCAGCCTCATCCAGGGGCCATCGGAAGAAGCCACAGCTCCGCCGAAAACAGCATTTGAACCGAAAGCGCACTCCCCACCTGCTGTCGTGCTCACTAACGGAGGCGTTTTAAAAGTTAATAAGGCTGTGCTAGATTCAACTAAAAATATCCAGATAAACACAGACCTAAGTAACAAGAAAGTTCAGGCGAAGTCTAAAGTGGCCGTCCCGAAGGCAAAGGCCAAGGCGAAGGACAGGCTGCTGTCAGCAAGCGTTTTAGCAGGACAACCAGGACAGCCCCCTAAAGTCGTCTACAAAAAGACACAAGAGAAAAAAGGTTGCAAGTGTGGACGAGCCACTCAGAATCCAAGTGTTCTCACCTGCAGAGGTCAAAGATGCCCCTGCTACTCCAACCGTAAGGCCTGCTTGGACTGCATCTGCAGGGGCTGCCAGAACTCATACATGGCCAACGGGGAGAAGAAGCTGGAGGCTTTCGCCGTGCCCGAGAAAGCCCTGGAGCAAACCAGACTCACTCTCGGCATCAACCTCACCAGTATTTCTGTCAGAAACGCTGGCACGAACGCTGCGGGAGTTCTCAGTCTGTCCGCAGGCTCcccgatggcctccttcctcgcGTCCAGCGCCGACGAGGAGCAGAGTTTTGAAGATGCTCTCGAGATGCATTTCGACTGTTGA